In Nicotiana tabacum cultivar K326 chromosome 17, ASM71507v2, whole genome shotgun sequence, one DNA window encodes the following:
- the LOC107768033 gene encoding phosphoglycerate mutase-like protein AT74 codes for MGNTIKSGTNNREKQRQLPKRIILVRHGESEGNLDKDVYAITPDHRVQLTEKGKEQGKKAGEIIRGVVCDKGNCTSKVYFYVSPFLRTRETLKEIGAAFCSSEIVGVREECRLREMDYAKFQNTEKMEEYKMEREKYGKFFYRFPGGESAADVYDRVSGFIDSLWRDIDMDMIPYGAKDDLNVVVISHGLTLRVLLMRIFRWTPEQVDNLISPKNAEVRIMELGNEGEYSLALHHDDQTLGKWGLSAEMIVDQKLRAYGPTVDLDKCFFTRYFDRLADK; via the exons ATGGGAAATACAATTAAAAGCGGAACTAACAATAGGGAAAAGCAAAGGCAGTTGCCTAAGAGGATCATACTGGTGCGACATGGTGAGAGTGAGGGGAACTTAGACAAAGATGTGTACGCCATCACACCTGACCATAGAGTCCAACTCACAGAGAAAGGCAAAGAGCAAGGCAAAAAGGCCGGGGAGATTATCCGCGGCGTGGTTTGTGACAAAGGAAATTGCACTAGTAAGGTCTATTTCTATGTATCTCCGTTCTTGCGCACCCGGGAAACACTGAAAGAAATAGGCGCTGCGTTTTGCAGCAGCGAGATCGTAGGGGTAAGAGAAGAATGTAGGTTGAGAGAAATGGACTATGCCAAATTTCAGAATACAGAGAAGATGGAGGAGTATAAGATGGAAAGAGAAAAATATGGAAAGTTCTTCTACAGATTTCCTGGTGGAGAATCGGCCGCCGATGTGTATGACCGGGTTTCAG GTTTTATTGATTCTCTATGGAGGGACATAGACATGGACATGATTCCCTATGGTGCTAAGGATGACCTAAATGTTGTTGTAATCAGTCATGGATTGACCCTTCGAGTATTGCTCATGAGAATATTCAGATGGACACCAGAACAAGTTGATAATTTAATAAGTCCCAAAAATGCCGAGGTTCGAATCATGGAGTTAGGGAATGAAGGTGAGTACAGTCTTGCGTTACATCATGATGATCAAACCTTAGGGAAATGGGGACTTTCTGCTGAAATGATTGTTGATCAAAAGTTGAGGGCTTACGGTCCTACGGTTGACCTTGACAAGTGCTTCTTCACTCGTTACTTTGACCGTCTGGCCGACAAATAA